From Triticum aestivum cultivar Chinese Spring chromosome 7B, IWGSC CS RefSeq v2.1, whole genome shotgun sequence:
CAGCGGCTGCGAGGGAGATCCCAGCTGATACACAGAGCCTTACTTCTGGTTTGGTCAAGGTGACACAGGGAGATGTCTCCCAGGCTCAGATTGTGCAGAGACTTCAGGAGTTGGCTCCGGGTGATTTTCAGTGGGACCTCGTACCCGTTGAGGATAGAGTATTCAGAGTGGAGTTTCCTTCGATTGAGGACTTGCAGCGTTTGTTGAGCTTTGGGATGTGTAAGGTGCCAGGCACCAAAGGTATTTTGGAGTTCCACGAGTGGAAGAAAGTTGAGCCTAAGGGGAAGCCTCTTACTCAGGTGTGGCTGCGTTTCTCGGGGGCACCGTCTGAGGCTCTTTCTGATGTGCGTGTGGTGGCTAGTTTGGGGATTATGGTTGGTAAGACGGAGAAAGTGGATATGGCGTTCACTAGAGCTCAGGGGGTGGCTCGACTGCGAGTTAGCATTCTGGATATTGAGTATGTCCCGGACGTCATCAACTGGACCTATAGAGGCGAGGTGTTTCCACTTGATATTGAGTTTGAGGATGCAGAGTTGTTTGCTGAGGTTGCTGCTGGCACTGACGTGGATATGCACGATGGGGGTGATGATACAGGTGCTCCCAGGGAGCAGGCGGATGAGGCAGCACAGGAGCCCAATGGATCGGGGCCTGCTGCTCGGGAGCCGGAGAACGGAGCCGGGATGGAGCAGTCCCCGGCTTCGTCTTTGCCTCATAACTCACTGCGGTTTGGATCTTTTCTGCCGTCGTCGGCGCCTCCTCGTCTGTGGAGTGATCGGGTTGAATCTGACGATGCGTTCGAGCATTCGCTGCCGGTCTTGGACTTTGGGCGGTCACCCCGGCAGTCGGCCAGCTTCAGTGCCCGTGTTGTTCAAGAGGTGGAGCCTCAGGAGTCGCCAGGGCGATCTAGGTCTTCGGTTTCCTCGCGGAGGGGAGGGGCGTCTGGGCAGGTGGCCACGACTCCCTCTCATTCTTCTGTTTCACAGCAGGCGGCGCAGGTACCTGTGTCCAGCCGGGGCGACATATCtttggggcaggaggccctggagGTCCGTCTCGCGGGAGCCTCGTTGGTGGTGGGGTCGCCGGAGGTCCTGCAGGTGGAGCGCACGCCTGCTACGGCGTCGGCTGGGGGGGGTCGGACTAGGGCAGGAGGCCCTGGTGCCAACTCCGTCAGGCATCTCCACATCTCCTACGCGGTCCCCCTCTCCCAGACCTACTCCGGGAGCCGCTACTCGGGAGGAGGTGATCGCGTTCGGAGGGATCCGAGACCCTGCTTCCGAGGGGAGGCGGACGAGCTCTCGTCTCCAGGACCTTCCGGAGGTTGATGATTTGCAGCAGAGGTGCGCTATGCGGGCGGCCAAGCTGCGTGATGTGGAGAGCACAACAGGTATGTCAGTTAATGTTTCAAATTCTATTCTGCATTTCTCTAAGgatgagattattaataatgcaaaccaaGTGGGGGTGTCTCTTGGGAATAATAATTTGGaaattgaaaactcggttaatgatCTTTTAGATTTGGAAGCGGAACGGGCCTTGGAGTCTATTAGAAACCTAGCGGCTGTAAAACCTTTGAATGATGCGGAGATTGAGGCCTTGGGTGTTAGGGTGCTTGATAAATTCTGCGCGGATCTTGTTCCTCCGTCTGCGGAGCCTGATGAGGATGAACTCCAGGTAGATGATGCAGCTCATGTTCAACCAGAGCACGGTTATGAGGACCGGGCTACAGGTGATAACATTCCTAAACGTAAGTGGAAGCGGAAGGTGTACCCTGCATCGGCGGTACGCAGGAGTGCTAGAATTCGTAAGgccaaaaaattccatgatgacctATGAAAGGAAtattctggaatagcagaggtcttaaggacttggctaaacGTAGGTTTCTAGCGGAGGCATCTTTAGAGCACCGTTTAGATTTCATTGCTCTCTCTGAAACTGGTAGGGATAATTTTGCACCTCAGTTTCTTAACACGTTGTCGGGAGGGGTGGAATTCGATTGGCATTGTCTTCCTCCAAGAGGGAGGTCTGGGGGCATCTTGCTGGGTGTGAGATGTGATTCCCTTGAAGTCCGGAGTGTTGTTATGGGTGACTTTGCAGTGAAATTCAGAGTCAGGTCCAAAATAGATGGGTTTAACTGGGTCTTGGTGGCGGTCTACGGGGCTGCACAACCTGAGCTTAAACCTGAATTTTTGGCTGACCTGGTTCGAATTTGTGGGTCCGAACAACTCCCTATCCTGGTTGGGGGGGGACTTCAACATTATTAGGAGGCGGGATGAAAAGAATAACGATAATTTTGATGGGCGATGGTCCTTTATGTTTAATACCATCATTGAGAGTTTGGATTTGAGAGAAATCGAACTCTCTGGTAGACAATTTACCTGGGCTAACTCTTTACCAAACCCGACATATGAGAAGTTGGATCGGGTTCTTGCAAGTGCCGAATGGGAGCAGAAGTTCCCTCTGGTCACGGTGCAGGCTCTAACGCGAGGAATTTCG
This genomic window contains:
- the LOC123161335 gene encoding uncharacterized protein, with the translated sequence MTTGMVNTGRGAPRPAPPVVPARNASAAGMAALRAETPGATVAAGVAADTVAATTGGQRAPPPHLAVRQAQNHSGQNQVQSNQSNTSGRPTDAPRGKWGDDGFDAYGVGQHRGSSSAGGGRGYAWQSDGSAERPFLGPAGGFVEGASGPDNRHRGGYRGYRGRGGGRGRFRRPPPPRHVDSDGAAMETDHTPQELPPQAMEVVNALAVAEVPGIAKEAEVVQVADSERASKYARKKERMLCYRCGEKGHFIAECVAQLCESCGKPAHASGDCPLLRDHIPALTVYGVYCAELMFFESAAAREIPADTQSLTSGLVKVTQGDVSQAQIVQRLQELAPGDFQWDLVPVEDRVFRVEFPSIEDLQRLLSFGMCKVPGTKGILEFHEWKKVEPKGKPLTQVWLRFSGAPSEALSDVRVVASLGIMVGKTEKVDMAFTRAQGVARLRVSILDIEYVPDVINWTYRGEVFPLDIEFEDAELFAEVAAGTDVDMHDGGDDTGAPREQADEAAQEPNGSGPAAREPENGAGMEQSPASSLPHNSLRFGSFLPSSAPPRLWSDRVESDDAFEHSLPVLDFGRSPRQSASFSARVVQEVEPQESPGRSRSSVSSRRGGASGQVATTPSHSSVSQQAAQVPVSSRGDISLGQEALEVRLAGASLVVGSPEVLQVERTPATASAGGGRTRAGGPGANSVRHLHISYAVPLSQTYSGSRYSGGGDRVRRDPRPCFRGEADELSSPGPSGG